GTGTTCGGCGCCATGCCATTTTAAATGCCCCTGTTTTGTTTCCCCTTAACGGTCCTCCTCATATCTTCGTGCATGTTTTTACCGATGCGCTCGGATCACAAGAATAGTCCCCGCTGTATTCGACTGTTTCAATCTGGCAATCCGGACCAATTATCACTTTATTTCCCCGCACGGTTTTCGCCTTTGTATTTGCCAGCTCTATGACGTCACCTTCAATCAGTTCAGCCGTTAAAACAGGCTGCGGCAACAGTCTGAGCAAGGTAAGCATACCTTTTCTGCCAGTCACTTGAAGATGGCGGCAGCCAATTTCACGCACATCACTTTCCCCGGCAGAAAGCTTAATCTTCACTTGGTCAGCATTTAAGAGCCCGCTGATGTTGCATTTCCCTTCCGATAGAAAGGTTTCCGTTTCACAATCCGCTTCCATGACCGTTTTTCCGCTAATGACAATACCGTCAGCCTTGACTGTGCCTCCGAATGTTGATGATCCAGCGATTTTCAATTGTTTTGCGGATACCTCTCCTTCAATAAAACCTGTTCCGTTTATTCGAATAGATTCTGTGTCAACATCTCCCTGTATCTTTCCTGAGCCGTTGATGGTTATCGCTTTCGCCTTTACACTGCCGTCAGCTTTTCCGGTTCCATGAAAAGAAAAAGTCTCACACTCCACGTCCCCGGCCACAGTGCCGCTGCCGTTAATCTCAACTGATTGAAACGTTCCTCCCTTTGAACTTCCTGATCCGTTTATCACGAGCTTTTCCATTACATCCATTGATGGCCCTCCTGCATATATGTTGTTTTTAATTCCTCTGACGCCTTAGCTAAATCTACCCGTTCCACAACCTTGACAGATGACTCAAACAGAATGCTGTCGGCCGCAGCCGCTATAAAACAAGTTGTGACACCAAGCTTCCGCAGCACAATCAGCTCTGTCTGTTTCTTGATCTCTTCAGTATCATGCTGCTTTAACACCTCTGCGGCCATTTTGGCTTCTGCCAGGCTGACATTCCCGGACTGCAGCAGCCCTTCAAGCACATACAACGAAAGCAGTTCGCGGGAAGAAAAAACCATACCTTCTCTGCTTTCAGAAAAGACTTCAAGAACAGGCTTTGAAATCAAACCTTTATGCAGCAATTCATCAGCGGTCATGCTGATATCGTTTATTTTTGGCGACAGCATTTCCCTCATTTCATCCAGTGACAAATTTTCCTTCATCTTTTGAATCATTGAAATACGCTGTAAAATATCCTCCCTCGGAAAAAACGTCTCTTGCCCTGTAAATGTGGATTTGCGAATAAACCAATCCTCAGGAATTAAGTTTTTGCGCTTCCACCGATACAGCTGACCGTAGGAAATCGATGTTATTTCAAGTAATTCTTTTTTAGAGATTAATTGTTCTTCCATAAGTCCAGCTCCTTTTGTGTACTCATTGTAACATAACAATGTTACGTTGTTAAGCCCAAAAAAAATTCCGCCCATCATCATGAGCGGATTTACTACTACTTCAAGTCACGGTAATTTTGCTGGCGCAGCGCTTCATAAACAAGAATGGCCGCGGTGTTGGACAGGTTTAACGATCTCACGTGCTCTGTCATCGGAAGACGCAGGCAGCGGTCCATGTTATTTTGGATTAACTCCTTTGGCAAACCGCTTGTTTCTCTTCCGAACACGAAGAAATAATCCTCGTCAAGATCAGTGTAATCAAACGATGTATGAGGCTGCTCGCCAAATTTCGTAATAAAGAAAAACTGGCCTTTTTGATATGCCTCAAACAATTCCTCTAACGAATCATGATACACAACGTTAACAAACTCCCAATAATCGAGCCCGGCACGCTTCAGCATTTTATCGTCCGTTGAAAAGCCGAGCGGACGAATCAGGTGGAGCGTTGTATTGGTTGCTGCACAAGTACGTGCAATATTCCCTGTATTGGCGGGAATTTCTGGTTGATATAAAACGACATGTAATGCCACAATGTTCACCTCTGTTTTTCTTATCCGCCCACCATTATATCATTAATTACTCTTTTGTCGTATCATCAATGATATGAAAAAACGTATATCGGATGGATGGCGTGTATGCCGTAGAATCCTCGTATGACCAATACCTCATTCTGCTGTCATAGGACTGGGCGTTAACAAGCGGCATATTGCCTTTGTCCTTCGCCACGACAATCGTTGTATGATTAAACCGGCCGTCTCCTTCAAAGTCATAGCAAATCACATCACCCGGCATCAGTTCTTCCGCTGATTTCACCCGCACCGCACGCAGGCCGGCCTTTGAATTCGACAAATACATTTTCATAGAATGAGCTACCGTCCAGCTGTAGCTCCAAGAGCTTTGTTTCATCCACCAGCCTGATCCTCTGTTCGGATGGCCGCGCATCGGCGCACCTCCCGCATGAAGACATTGAGAAATAAAATTCGTACAGTTATCGCTGAAATTTTTATAAGCCGGGTTGCGCTTGTTCCAATGTTTCTCGGCATATTGCACAGCACCGAGACGATCGTATTGAAAGGCCCTGCCAAACGCTTCCCTTTCCTCTTGAGAATAGTCAATAATACTGGTCCCTTCATGAAATCCAGCCGGCTTTTTCGCAATTTCCTGATCACGAATCAAAATATGATCATAAAGGAAAGCCATCCGCTCCTCTATGTGCTCTTCCATATACAAGCTGTCGTCCTGCTCCTTATACACGTATTCATAATGGATGGTATACGTAAGGCAGGTCGTTCCGTCATCCTCAACCCGCGTATTGCCAATGACGGCCTTCGCTTTCGCTTTTACGATGTCAACTTTACGTTTTTCCAGAAGCTTCTTCTTCCGCTCCATGACTTCAAGGTCCCCGACTTCAGACTCCTGTCTCATCGCATACCCGTTAACCAGATAGCTCAGCCGCTCCTCTGCCAATTGTTCTAAAATGTGCTTCAAGCTCACCCCACCCGCCATACTTTTTGTAGAGAAAAAACACTTGGATGCATCTCATCTCAAGTGTTTTTTTCCTTCTGTTCTATAGGTATGTCAGGACAAGCCTTGTTTAGTCATGCCCGAAGCGTTTAGCAATCCAATTCCTTTTTCAATTTCCAGCTTCGCCTCTTCATCCTTCTCTTTTTCCAGCGCTTTTTCAAGCTCTTCCGCGTATGCGCGGTCTCCGATTTTCCCGATCGCCCATGCAGCTGTTCCTCTGATCACAGGACGCGGGTCCTTATGCATCAAATCCGTCAATTCAGGCAGCGCGGACTCATCTTTAAAATGGGCAAGAGCGAGGATGGCGTTTCGCTGTATCGGTTTCTTCCCTCGCCAAGAACCCGAGACATGCCCGAATTTCTCTTTAAATTCCCGGTTGCTGATGGTTAAAAGCGGCTTCAATAACGGCTTGGCAATCTCAGGGTCAGGCTCCATTTCCGGATGAAGATGAAAATCCTTCCCTTTATTAAGAGGACACACCGTTTGGCACGTATCGCACCCGTACAGACGATTTCCAATCTTTGTCCGGAATTCATCAGGCAAAAATCCTTTCGTCTGGGTCAGAAACGAGATGCAGCGCTGCGCATTCAGCTGTCCCGGATTTACCAGTGCCCCCGTCGGGCAGGCGTCCAGACATTTCGTGCAGGATCCGCACATATCTTCAATCGGCACATCAGGCTCAAAAGGTATATTGGTAATCATTTCTGCCAAATATACATAAGAGCCATACTCAGGCGTTGTGATCATACAGTTTTTCGCACTGAATCCGATGCCGGCCCGCTCTGCAACGGCCCGATCAGATAATTCGCCAGTATCGACCATTGACTTCGTTCTGATATCCTCATGCTTGCTTCTCAAGAATTCCTCGAGCTGATCAAGTTTTTCCCTCAGCACATCGTGATAGTCTTTGCCCCAGGAAGCTCTGCAAAAAATGCCTCTGCGCTCCGTTCTCGTGCTTCTCGGCGCATCCTTCATTCTGGAAGGATATGCGAGGGCTATCGCCACAATTGATTTCGCTTTCGGCAAAAGCAGCGTCGGCGTCACCCTTTTCTCGATATCTGGCTCTTCAAAGCCGGAGAGATAGCCTAGTGATTCTTGAAGAATCAAACGGTCTTTTAAACTGTCAAATGTATCAGCGGTCGTAAAACCAATCTTGTCCACGCCAATGCTTTTCGCATATTCAATCAATTCTTCTTTGAGCTGATAAACGTTCATGTTTTGCACAGCCTCCTTTCTTTGTGATAAAACGATACAGCGTTTATAATAGGTTGATATCCCGTATCTGGAGTGAATGCTTGTGAATATTAAACTAGATTCTGTTATTACTGAACGTGCGGCCGGCTTACATGCGGCAGCTGTAATTTATGAGAATATCGAGGTCGGCTCCTCACCGCAAATGCTGAAAGGCAGGCTTCGCCTATTTCAAGAATCCCTGTTTTTCGATTATGCGGACGGCGGAATATCTGATGCCCCCTTCGTCAAGGAATGGCAGGAACTCTTTAAAAAGCTGACCCCTGCATTTGAGGGAGAAACAACACCAATGGAGGACATGCTGATCCCAATATCTAAAGAACAATTCAAAGAAAGCAAGGATTCAGCCCATGACACCACCGATTTTTTCGCATTAAAATATTCTCTGCCCATTATGATTTATGATGCCGGCAAGCTTCATGAGCAAGTCCGAATCTCATTGGGAGAAAAAGAAAACATCCTGCATTTCTCTGATGAAAACGGCATATTCGGCGATTTTAAAAACAGCGTCAATCGCTTTCCCGTTACTAACGAGACCAAGAACATGCTGCAAATCATCTTTTTCCCGCCTTCCATTGAAAAAAGCAGCGCTGTTAAACTCTTATCATCATTAACAAAAATGTTTGAACAAATTCACGGCGGTGCCCATACAGTACATTGGCTTACGTAAAAGAACACAGTGATAGTGTTCTTTTTTACATAAAAAAACGCAATACCTCGTTTATCTAAGAAACGAAACACTGCGTTAATAACGTATGTATGGAGCGGGTGATGAGAATCGAACTCACGACATCAGCTTGGAAGGCTGAGGTTTTACCACTAAACTACACCCGCATTTTTGATTGTCAGCAACAGTATCGCTCTGACTTTTTTTATATTACATGTTTATTGTTTTTTCGTCAAGGGAATATAAAAATTTTGTCGAAAAAATGTCTTCTTTTTGTAAAGATGTTAAGTCACATTTACAAAATGTTAAGTATACTATACAATATAACCAAATGAGATTGTGAAGGGGACAGACGTCATGATGAAAAATAAAGTAAAAGAGCTGAGGGCACGGTTGGGATATTCTCAGGAAAAACTCGGAGAAACAGTCGGCGTCACAAGACAAACGGTGGCGGCTATCGAAAAAGGCGACTATGTCCCCTCACTGCTGTTAGCACTGAAAATCTGTAAAGCCTTCTCCATGAAAATGGAGGATATCTTTTGGTTAGAGGAGGAAAACTAAGATGAGCATGAAAACAAAAGCAGCTTTTCAACTTGTATTATTTGCCCTTGCATGCTGGACGTTGATATCATACTTTAAAGCCTCGGAAGGCATAGCAGCCTTTTCCCGTACAAAGAGCGGTGAAATGGTGTTTGAATTAAACCTCACTCCCTTTATTCTGTTTGTTGCGGCGGCTTCGGTTTATTTGTACTTGCATAAGAAAAGCCGCCCTGCCAGAAAGCAGCTTCTTCTGCCTGATGAATTTGAAGAGCAGGATGAAAGAGAACAGATGATGACGGCAAAAGCATGCCGCGCATCCTATATCGCCGTCTACTTCTCGCTTCCTGCCGCAGCAGTTCTTCTCATTTTTTATCCGCTTTTTCAATCACGTATTCCGTTTTTCCCTATTATAATTGTGTTCATCATCATGATTATCCAGCACCTATCCTATGTCATCTCTTTCAAGAAAAACGAAAAAAACTCCGGCTCGCTGTAATGGGCCGGAGCTTCTTCTTACCAGCTCGATTTTTTCACACCGGGAATCTGGCCTTTATGGGCCAGCTCCCTGAAAGCGATTCTGGACATTTTAAACTTTCTCATATATCCTCTCGGGCGCCCCGTTACCATGCAGCGATTGTGGAGCCTCCCCGGTGCTGAATCTCTCGGCAGCTTGCTGAGTGCCTCGTAATCTCCTTTTTCTTTCAGCTCGCGTCTTATAGCCGCGTATTGTTCAACAAGCTGCTGGCGTTTTAACTCTTTTGCCACTTTAGATTTTTTTGCCAAGATATAGCCTCCTCCATTAAGCAAATCGAAATCGTTACGATTTAAAATATACCATGCATGATTCAAAAAAAGCAAGCACACTGTTTTACAAAACAGACGGCCAAAAGCCGTCCGTGTTTAATCGTGCAATTTGACATAATAAAGCAAGGCATCTTGATATTTAATTAAGTCTTTTTTATGGTCAGAGGTACTCATGGTTTCTTTGGAATCTTTTATACTGCTGCCGATCAATACAGGTTTTTCAAAAGAAATCGGCTGAGCCGATGAAATATTCTGAGTCATCTCCTGTACCGTGCTGCCATCACGCCGAAACGACGAAGCAGCCGCAATATTCCCTTGTTTATCCACAATCCCAAAATGAACGGTGGTCAATTTATTCTTTCCTTCTCCCTCCTCATTCTCAAAGTAAACAAATTGTAATGAATCGGGTTTTTCCTCAGAGTAGTCTTCACTTACCGGTCCAATGGTCTCAGCAAGCTTTCCGTTTTGATAATGCTCTATATACATTTCGGCTCCAGAAATGCTATTGCTGATATTTGCAACCTCGGCAGTAAATGTTTGTGAGGCTGCAACATCCATTCTGTTTTTTTCGAGATCTGACATATCCGCCTCTTTGATTTCCATTTGTTTTGTATCTTCGCATGCCGACAGCATAGCGAGCAGGCAAATGATTGTTGCGCTAATCAATGTTTTCAGAAAAACCGCTCCCTTCTTTACATAGCATACCATGTTTAGAGGCTGTGCTTTCCTAAAACCGCAACTTATTTATCACTAACTCTGCTTGTTTCGCAAATAGAGAAGAAGAAATCAATCCTATAATTTTTTTCATTCTCCCTTAAAGGTTGATATGACAATGGTTTATCGGCATTTTTAATACTAGATATCGCTTAATAGATATATTTATTTTATAATAATTATAAAATAATATTGACTTTTTTATTGGAGATGATATTATGTTTTTATAAATTCCAAGAGGTGATTACATGAGCTCAAACAAACTGACAACTAGCTGGGGCGCTCCGGTTGGAGATAACCAAAATTCAATGACTGCCGGTTCTCGCGGACCAACTTTAATCCAAGATGTACATTTACTTGAAAAATTGGCCCATTTCAACAGAGAACGTGTTCCTGAACGTGTTGTACATGCCAAAGGAGCAGGCGCTCACGGATATTTTGAAGTGACAAATGATGTCACAAAATACACAAAGGCCGCTTTCCTTTCTGAGGTCGGCAAACGCACACCGCTCTTCATTCGTTTCTCAACCGTTGCCGGTGAACTTGGCTCGGCTGATACAGTTCGCGACCCGCGCGGATTTGCGGTTAAATTTTATACTGAAGAAGGAAACTACGACATCGTCGGGAACAATACACCTGTATTCTTCATCCGCGATGCGATTAAGTTCCCTGATTTCATCCATACACAAAAAAGAGATCCAAAA
The Bacillus vallismortis genome window above contains:
- a CDS encoding polymer-forming cytoskeletal protein — its product is MDVMEKLVINGSGSSKGGTFQSVEINGSGTVAGDVECETFSFHGTGKADGSVKAKAITINGSGKIQGDVDTESIRINGTGFIEGEVSAKQLKIAGSSTFGGTVKADGIVISGKTVMEADCETETFLSEGKCNISGLLNADQVKIKLSAGESDVREIGCRHLQVTGRKGMLTLLRLLPQPVLTAELIEGDVIELANTKAKTVRGNKVIIGPDCQIETVEYSGDYSCDPSASVKTCTKI
- a CDS encoding YhbD family protein, whose product is MEEQLISKKELLEITSISYGQLYRWKRKNLIPEDWFIRKSTFTGQETFFPREDILQRISMIQKMKENLSLDEMREMLSPKINDISMTADELLHKGLISKPVLEVFSESREGMVFSSRELLSLYVLEGLLQSGNVSLAEAKMAAEVLKQHDTEEIKKQTELIVLRKLGVTTCFIAAAADSILFESSVKVVERVDLAKASEELKTTYMQEGHQWM
- the trmL gene encoding tRNA (uridine(34)/cytosine(34)/5-carboxymethylaminomethyluridine(34)-2'-O)-methyltransferase TrmL; its protein translation is MNIVALHVVLYQPEIPANTGNIARTCAATNTTLHLIRPLGFSTDDKMLKRAGLDYWEFVNVVYHDSLEELFEAYQKGQFFFITKFGEQPHTSFDYTDLDEDYFFVFGRETSGLPKELIQNNMDRCLRLPMTEHVRSLNLSNTAAILVYEALRQQNYRDLK
- a CDS encoding amidase domain-containing protein, with the protein product MAGGVSLKHILEQLAEERLSYLVNGYAMRQESEVGDLEVMERKKKLLEKRKVDIVKAKAKAVIGNTRVEDDGTTCLTYTIHYEYVYKEQDDSLYMEEHIEERMAFLYDHILIRDQEIAKKPAGFHEGTSIIDYSQEEREAFGRAFQYDRLGAVQYAEKHWNKRNPAYKNFSDNCTNFISQCLHAGGAPMRGHPNRGSGWWMKQSSWSYSWTVAHSMKMYLSNSKAGLRAVRVKSAEELMPGDVICYDFEGDGRFNHTTIVVAKDKGNMPLVNAQSYDSRMRYWSYEDSTAYTPSIRYTFFHIIDDTTKE
- the queG gene encoding tRNA epoxyqueuosine(34) reductase QueG encodes the protein MNVYQLKEELIEYAKSIGVDKIGFTTADTFDSLKDRLILQESLGYLSGFEEPDIEKRVTPTLLLPKAKSIVAIALAYPSRMKDAPRSTRTERRGIFCRASWGKDYHDVLREKLDQLEEFLRSKHEDIRTKSMVDTGELSDRAVAERAGIGFSAKNCMITTPEYGSYVYLAEMITNIPFEPDVPIEDMCGSCTKCLDACPTGALVNPGQLNAQRCISFLTQTKGFLPDEFRTKIGNRLYGCDTCQTVCPLNKGKDFHLHPEMEPDPEIAKPLLKPLLTISNREFKEKFGHVSGSWRGKKPIQRNAILALAHFKDESALPELTDLMHKDPRPVIRGTAAWAIGKIGDRAYAEELEKALEKEKDEEAKLEIEKGIGLLNASGMTKQGLS
- a CDS encoding B3/B4 domain-containing protein: MNIKLDSVITERAAGLHAAAVIYENIEVGSSPQMLKGRLRLFQESLFFDYADGGISDAPFVKEWQELFKKLTPAFEGETTPMEDMLIPISKEQFKESKDSAHDTTDFFALKYSLPIMIYDAGKLHEQVRISLGEKENILHFSDENGIFGDFKNSVNRFPVTNETKNMLQIIFFPPSIEKSSAVKLLSSLTKMFEQIHGGAHTVHWLT
- a CDS encoding helix-turn-helix transcriptional regulator — protein: MKNKVKELRARLGYSQEKLGETVGVTRQTVAAIEKGDYVPSLLLALKICKAFSMKMEDIFWLEEEN
- the rpsN gene encoding 30S ribosomal protein S14, whose product is MAKKSKVAKELKRQQLVEQYAAIRRELKEKGDYEALSKLPRDSAPGRLHNRCMVTGRPRGYMRKFKMSRIAFRELAHKGQIPGVKKSSW